Proteins encoded together in one Astyanax mexicanus isolate ESR-SI-001 chromosome 10, AstMex3_surface, whole genome shotgun sequence window:
- the zgc:113229 gene encoding protein starmaker gives MAQSSPVSDTQTLLQSMLQRLKLQTQTERTHNQEQALSSNVKLNGGSGEGSAVYQFGDSIDSKQQRTSPSNWRHVGSPWSLQTSREPHSPGTSPTSPEPVSWSMNDDDLPKWERKQLKFTLRKVSDDRRSMSSTNTLEQTTLNSPSSSVPPPTPPTPGRRASQERNGLSGVWNGGVGDSRRDSINAEDKMTQTPMTRTSKRKWGNSGQKRWTQKVKERWQERHKKERGAKQKEEPKEVPNSNHCPNTPTSPNTSNENALSTNTAAALIDEERIDQHQPINNGPDKAPPSPLDHMSEPIFSFDSFNLMEEIFTSQEWAKFFPSSTSSQLEPTCIKQDKATDSQSNISQSHQAEQNTGSMWDFKWPHASDLRTDSSQISSDSLQQDMDTSDHTSDHTMDQTQTPDFILPFSQTFQLLKDQSELFDWSLDQSHSMDLGLSQSENDKQQKYQPQLLHQNCHMHQNCQPKTAETSIQESPSNQHTLNQSQLPKPNQTQAETVQHEDVIPLLDLSYLQPKDSGSHGTLSRKRGHCTLNGSSENGEVERGRDNSIIPLYSLQPESSISSPQHSVSKDSESTASTETVVKKRRLEDTRRVHFAEEVTYLPHLVLNEDEGEDEEENYDYDNYNEDEDYDDDDDEDDDDDDDDDYDIDNGNDDNDTHGKVEANYHEEPQSRPSFPNWIVALRTKTKRKSKFKFPQMLSTPTKLKSSKSFI, from the exons ATGGCCCAGTCGAGCCCTGTTTCAGACACTCAGACCTTGCTGCAGTCAATGCTCCAAAGACTGAAACTCCAGACCCAAACTGAAAGGACACACAACCAAGAGCAAGCTCTTTCTTCAAATGTGAAGCTTAATGGCGGGTCTGGAGAAGGTTCAGCTGTGTACCAGTTTGGTGATTCCATTGATTCTAAGCAGCAAAGAACTTCTCCATCCAATTGGAGACACGTGGGGAGTCCATGGAGTCTTCAAACATCTCGCGAGCCTCATAGTCCTGGGACTTCACCTACATCACCAGAACCTGTTTCTTGGTCAATGAATGATGATGATCTCCCCAAATGGGAGAGAAAGCAACTCAAATTTACTCTGAGAAAGGTGAGTGATGACAGACGTAGCATGTCCTCCACAAACACATTAGAACAGACCACCCTGAACTCCCCCAGCTCCTCAGTCCCACCCCCCACACCACCCACCCCAGGCAGAAGAGCATCACAGGAGCGAAATGGTCTCAGTGGTGTGTGGAATGGAGGTGTAGGGGACTCCAGAAGGGACAGTATAAATGCTGAAGACAAAATGACACAGACGCCAATGACAAGGACCAGTAAGAGGAAATGGGGCAATTCAGGACAGAAGAGATGGACCCAGAAGGTGAAAGAAAGATGGCAGGAGAGACACAAGAAAGAAAGAGGTGCCAAACAGAAAGAGGAACCAAAAGAAGTGCCTAAC AGCAACCACTGTCCAAACACCCCAACCAGCCCCAACACCTCCAATGAAAACGCACTCTCCACCAACACTGCTGCTGCACTTATTGACGAGGAAAGGATTGACCAGCACCAGCCAATCAACAATGGGCCTGATAAAGCCCCTCCCAGCCCCCTCGATCACATGAG TGAACCCATATTCTCATTTGACTCTTTTAACCTGATGGAGGAGATTTTCACCAGTCAGGAGTGGGCCAAGTTCTTCCCGTCCAGTACCAGCAGCCAATTAGAGCCCACTTGCATCAAACAAGACAAAGCCACAGACTCACAAAGCaatattagccaatcacatcaaGCAGAGCAGAACACAGGAAGTATGTGGGATTTTAAATGGCCACATGCCTCAGATCTGAGAACCGATTCATCACAAATCAGCTCAGACAGTTTACAGCAGGATATGGACACTTCTGACCACACCTCTGACCACACCATGGACCAAACACAGACTCCAGACTTCATTCTGCCCTTCTCTCAAACCTTCCAGTTACTCAAGGACCAATCAGAACTTTTTGACTGGAGTTTAGACCAGTCGCACAGCATGGATTTGGgtctcagccaatcagaaaatGACAAACAACAAAAATACCAGCCACAGTTATTGCATCAAAACTGTCACATGCATCAAAACTGTCAGCCAAAAACAGCAGAAACAAGTATTCAGGAGTCGCCATCCAATCAACACACTCTGAACCAGTCACAACtgcctaaaccaaaccaaacacaagCAGAAACTGTGCAGCATGAAGATGTTATTCCTCTTTTGGACTTGTCATATCTTCAG CCGAAGGACAGTGGGTCTCATGGGACGCTGAGCCGGAAGAGAGGCCACTGCACCCTGAACGGAAGCTCAGAGAATGGAGAAGTGGAAAGGGGGAGAGATAATTCTATAATACCCCTCTATTCTCTACAGCCCGAGTCCTCCATCTCCTCCCCTCAGCACTCTGTTTCCAAGGATTCTGAGTCCACTGCATCTACAGAGACTGTAGTCAAGAAG AGGAGACTGGAGGACACTCGCCGTGTGCACTTTGCAGAGGAAGTGACTTATCTACCCCATCTTGTTCTGAACGAGGATGAAGGTGAGGATGAGGAAGAAAACTATGATTATGATAATTATAATGAAGATGAGGAttatgatgatgacgatgacgaAGATGATGACGACGACGACGATGATGATTATGATATTGATAACGGCAATGATGACAATGATACACATGGTAAAGTTGAAGCTAACTATCATGAAGAGCCGCAGTCACGCCCATCCTTTCCAAACTGGATTGTGGCTCTCAGGACCAAGACTAAAAGGAAGTCCAAGTTTAAATTTCCACAAATGCTGAGCACTCCAACAAAGCTCAAAAGTTCAAAATCATTCATCTGA
- the p2rx3a gene encoding P2X purinoceptor 3a translates to MFCLDSSFFTYETTKSVVVKRRSLGIINRIAQALIIIYYIGYIFIHEKAYQDRDTGIESAVMTKVKGVGRQHDQLMDVADYVHPPQGAYMFCIITKMIKTHNQTQGRCHEADKKFNCSTDADCEKYRSSNMPSGEITGKCLGEFSQCEIKGWCPSEDDSNSKDITAMKEVENFTIFIKNSIRFPRFNVKRGNIEPEMQDKTCHYHPVHNTSCPFFRVGDVLKEANASLSDIIKNGGEIGINIAWLCNLDLGVEKCKPKYSFTRLDTETKLSQGYNFRFAKYYMSADGEEFRTLHKAFAIRFDIIVSGDAGKFYIIPTLINIVAACTSVGLATVFCDIILLNFLNGSEQYKAKKFEEVSGPAQRSESHELKGSQITFKEEGKSCNDSGAYSSHSETLVCSH, encoded by the exons ATGTTTTGCTTGGATAGCAGTTTCTTTACCTATGAGACGACCAAGTCAGTGGTGGTCAAAAGAAGATCACTGGGCATCATCAACCGCATTGCTCAGGCGCTCATCATCATATACTACATTGG TTATATATTTATCCATGAGAAGGCCTATCAGGACCGTGATACGGGGATTGAGTCAGCGGTCATGACTAAAGTGAAAGGTGTTGGGAGGCAACACGATCAGCTGATGGACGTGGCTGACTACGTGCATCCACCACAG GGTGCCTACATGTTCTGCATCATTACCAAAATGATCAAGACACACAATCAGACGCAAGGACGCTGCCATGAG GCTGACAAGAAGTTCAATTGTTCCACTGATGCAGACTGTGAGAAATATCGCTCTTCAAATATGCCCAGTG GGGAGATTACAGGCAAGTGTTTGGGAGAATTTTCTCAGTGTGAGATAAAAGGCTGGTGCCCGTCGGAGGATGATAGTAATTCTAAAGACAT AACGGCCATGAAAGAGGTTGAGAACTTCACAATCTTTATCAAGAACAGCATTCGCTTCCCACGCTTCAACGTCAAAAG AGGAAATATTGAGCCCGAAATGCAGGACAAAACATGTCATTACCACCCAGTTCACAACACATCCTGCCCCTTCTTCCGAGTGGGAGATGTGCTTAAAGAAGCCAACGCAAGTCTCAGTGACATTATAAAAAAT GGTGGAGAAATTGGGATCAACATAGCCTGGTTGTGCAACCTGGACTTGGGCGTGGAGAAATGTAAACCGAAATACAGCTTCACTCGGCTGGATACAGAAACTAAATTATCTCAGGGATACAACTTCAG GTTTGCAAAGTACTACATGTCAGCTGATGGCGAGGAGTTTCGGACACTTCATAAAGCTTTTGCCATACGCTTCGATATAATCGTGTCTGGTGAT GCTGGAAAATTCTATATAATCCCAACACTAATTAATATAGTTGCAGCGTGTACCTCGGTGGGCCTG GCAACAGTCTTCTGTGACATCATCCTGTTAAACTTCCTGAATGGATCAGAGCAGTACAAGGCAAAGAAATTTGAGGAG GTTAGTGGTCCAGCACAGAGGTCAGAAAGTCATGAACTCAAGGGGAGCCAAATCACGTTTAAAGAGGAAGGAAAGAGCTGTAATGACTCTGGAGCTTATTCTTCTCATTCAGAGACACTTGTGTGTTCACACTGA